One Streptococcus sp. DTU_2020_1001019_1_SI_AUS_MUR_006 DNA window includes the following coding sequences:
- a CDS encoding bifunctional hydroxymethylpyrimidine kinase/phosphomethylpyrimidine kinase, with product MKNNRILALSGNDIFSGGGLAADLATYTLNGLHGFVAMTCLTALTENGFEVFPTDETIFQQQLDSLKSVDFGGIKIGLLPTVGVAEKALNFIKERLGVPVVLDPVLVCKETHDVAVSELCQELIRFFPYVSVITPNLPEAELLAGQKIESLEDMKAAAQKLHDLGAPAVIIKGGNRLSQDKAVDVFYDGENFTILENPVIQGQNAGAGCTFASSIASQLVKGEELLPAIETSKAFVYRAIAQADQYGVRQYEANQNK from the coding sequence ATGAAGAATAATCGTATTTTAGCACTTTCAGGAAATGATATTTTTAGTGGAGGTGGACTGGCTGCTGACCTTGCCACCTATACTTTGAATGGTTTGCATGGATTTGTAGCCATGACCTGCTTGACTGCTTTGACAGAAAATGGTTTTGAAGTCTTTCCGACGGATGAGACTATTTTCCAACAACAGTTGGATAGCCTGAAAAGTGTAGACTTTGGAGGGATTAAGATTGGTCTCTTGCCGACAGTCGGTGTTGCTGAAAAAGCATTGAATTTCATTAAGGAAAGATTAGGAGTTCCAGTAGTCTTGGACCCTGTATTGGTTTGTAAGGAAACGCACGACGTTGCAGTCAGTGAGCTCTGTCAAGAGTTGATTCGCTTTTTCCCTTATGTATCAGTGATTACTCCGAATCTTCCTGAGGCAGAGTTGCTTGCAGGCCAAAAGATTGAAAGTCTGGAAGATATGAAGGCTGCAGCGCAGAAATTACATGACTTGGGTGCACCAGCAGTGATTATCAAGGGTGGAAATCGCCTCAGTCAGGATAAGGCTGTGGATGTCTTTTATGATGGGGAGAATTTCACGATTCTTGAAAATCCAGTTATCCAAGGACAAAATGCTGGTGCAGGATGTACCTTTGCATCAAGTATTGCTAGTCAGTTAGTCAAGGGAGAGGAACTATTACCAGCAATTGAAACTTCCAAAGCCTTTGTTTACCGTGCCATTGCACAAGCAGATCAATATGGAGTGAGACAGTATGAAGCAAACCAAAACAAGTAA
- a CDS encoding N-acetyltransferase: MKIHFEKGLQLENAQLICQWSNALGESFQKQWMGPKISYPLIAQSLQKMEGIFSIFAGEEFVGIIQKIKLEDKNLHIGRFLIAPHKQGKGLGRKAFQYFLQEMFENKEIESISLTVFESNQRAKNLYHKEGFEIVETIEVPERKYIMRRSR; encoded by the coding sequence ATGAAAATTCACTTTGAAAAAGGACTTCAGTTAGAAAATGCCCAACTCATTTGTCAGTGGTCTAATGCTTTGGGAGAAAGTTTTCAGAAGCAATGGATGGGACCAAAGATTTCTTATCCCTTGATTGCCCAATCTTTGCAAAAGATGGAAGGGATTTTTTCCATTTTTGCTGGAGAAGAGTTTGTAGGCATCATCCAGAAAATCAAACTAGAAGATAAAAATCTTCATATTGGAAGATTTCTCATAGCTCCACATAAGCAGGGGAAAGGATTAGGTCGAAAAGCTTTTCAATACTTTCTTCAAGAAATGTTTGAAAATAAAGAAATAGAGAGTATTTCCCTAACGGTTTTTGAATCAAATCAAAGAGCCAAAAATCTCTACCACAAAGAGGGATTTGAAATCGTTGAAACCATTGAAGTTCCAGAGAGAAAATACATAATGAGAAGATCTAGATAA
- the trpA gene encoding tryptophan synthase subunit alpha — MPKTLTEKLNAIKAAGKGIFVPYIMAGDHEKGLDGLAETIHFLEDLGVSTIEIGVPFSDPVADGPVIEEAGLSSLARGTSTQALVETLKTIETEVPLVIMTYFNPLFQYGIEKFVKDLSDTAVKGLIIPDLPHEHANFVEPFLVNTDIALIPLVSLTTGMERQKELIEGAEGFVYAVAINGVTGKAGNYRDDLDKHLAQLHQVADIPVLTGFGVSTQADVERFNAVSDGVIVGSKIVKALHGGQVAEIADFIRQAVAYQK; from the coding sequence ATGCCTAAGACACTAACAGAAAAATTGAATGCAATTAAAGCAGCAGGAAAGGGAATTTTTGTTCCCTATATCATGGCTGGAGACCACGAAAAAGGATTAGATGGTCTTGCTGAAACAATCCACTTTTTAGAAGACTTGGGTGTGTCTACCATTGAGATAGGAGTTCCCTTTTCAGACCCTGTTGCAGACGGTCCAGTTATCGAAGAAGCAGGCTTGAGCAGTCTAGCTCGCGGAACCTCTACCCAGGCTTTAGTTGAAACTTTGAAGACTATTGAAACAGAAGTTCCACTTGTTATCATGACCTACTTTAACCCCCTCTTTCAGTACGGTATTGAGAAATTTGTCAAAGACCTTTCTGATACAGCGGTTAAGGGATTGATTATTCCAGACCTGCCTCATGAGCATGCTAACTTTGTAGAGCCCTTTTTGGTGAATACAGACATTGCTTTGATTCCACTTGTCAGCTTGACGACAGGAATGGAGCGTCAAAAAGAACTCATTGAAGGGGCAGAAGGTTTTGTTTATGCTGTTGCCATTAACGGGGTGACAGGGAAAGCAGGAAATTACCGAGATGACTTGGACAAGCACTTGGCTCAACTGCATCAAGTGGCTGACATTCCAGTCTTGACCGGTTTTGGTGTATCCACACAAGCTGATGTAGAACGCTTTAATGCAGTATCAGATGGCGTTATCGTCGGTTCCAAGATTGTTAAGGCTCTACATGGAGGACAAGTAGCAGAAATCGCTGACTTTATCAGACAAGCAGTAGCTTACCAAAAATAA
- a CDS encoding prepilin peptidase has translation MIHLYFFLVGAILASFLGLVVDRFPEQSIVFPASHCDSCQTHLKPLDLIPIVSQVVYRFRCRYCKARYPVWYALFELCLGLLFLAGSLGFLTLSQVILVTAGLTLSIYDLRHQEYPLLVWLTFHLVLMVCCGWNLIMAFFLILGIIAHVIDIRIGAGDFLFLASCALAFTLTEILILIQFASTTGILAFLLLKKKERLPFVPFLLLAACMIIFGKLLLV, from the coding sequence ATGATTCATCTTTACTTTTTTCTTGTTGGAGCGATTCTTGCTTCCTTTCTAGGTTTAGTCGTTGATCGTTTTCCTGAGCAATCCATCGTCTTTCCTGCTAGCCACTGTGATTCTTGTCAGACTCATTTGAAACCACTGGATTTGATTCCGATTGTTTCTCAAGTAGTCTATCGCTTTCGCTGTCGCTATTGCAAGGCTCGCTATCCTGTTTGGTATGCCCTCTTTGAGTTGTGCTTAGGACTGCTCTTTCTAGCTGGGTCTTTGGGATTTCTAACTCTAAGTCAAGTCATCCTAGTCACTGCTGGCTTGACTTTGAGCATCTATGACCTTCGTCATCAAGAATATCCCTTGCTAGTCTGGCTGACTTTCCACCTAGTCCTCATGGTATGCTGTGGTTGGAATCTAATCATGGCTTTCTTCTTGATTCTTGGAATCATTGCCCATGTTATTGATATTCGCATTGGAGCAGGTGATTTTCTCTTTCTAGCCTCTTGTGCACTCGCCTTTACACTTACAGAAATTCTGATTTTAATTCAATTTGCTTCCACAACTGGCATTCTAGCCTTTCTCCTACTAAAGAAAAAGGAAAGACTTCCTTTTGTGCCCTTCCTCTTGCTTGCTGCTTGCATGATTATTTTTGGTAAGCTACTGCTTGTCTGA
- the truA gene encoding tRNA pseudouridine(38-40) synthase TruA, with product MTRYKAIISYDGYAFAGFQRQPHARSVQEEIEKTLTKLNKGQAITIHGAGRTDSGVHALGQVIHFDLPYQMDEEKLRFALDTQSPEDIDVISIEIVADDFHCRYAKHSKTYEFIVDRGRPKNPMRRHYATHYPYPLDVERMQLAVKKLEGTHDFTGFTASGTSVEDKVRTITEASLRVDKTGQFLTFTFSGNGFLYKQIRNMVGTLLKIGNNRMPIEQIDLILEKKDRQLAGPTAAPNGLYLKEIRYEE from the coding sequence ATGACTAGATATAAAGCAATCATTTCCTATGATGGCTACGCTTTTGCTGGTTTTCAGCGGCAACCTCATGCGCGTAGTGTTCAGGAGGAAATTGAAAAAACTTTAACCAAATTAAATAAAGGACAAGCTATTACCATTCATGGCGCTGGGCGAACGGACAGTGGCGTTCATGCTTTAGGACAGGTCATCCACTTTGATCTTCCCTATCAGATGGATGAGGAGAAACTTCGCTTTGCTCTCGATACCCAAAGCCCTGAAGATATCGATGTGATTTCGATTGAGATTGTGGCCGATGATTTTCATTGCCGTTATGCCAAGCATAGCAAGACCTACGAGTTTATCGTGGATAGAGGACGTCCTAAAAATCCTATGCGTCGCCATTATGCGACTCATTATCCCTATCCACTCGATGTGGAGCGGATGCAGCTTGCTGTAAAAAAACTGGAAGGAACGCATGACTTTACTGGTTTTACAGCATCAGGAACTAGCGTGGAGGACAAGGTTAGGACGATTACAGAAGCTAGTCTTAGGGTTGATAAAACAGGGCAGTTTTTGACCTTTACCTTCTCAGGCAATGGTTTCCTCTATAAGCAGATTCGAAATATGGTCGGAACCCTGCTGAAAATTGGTAACAACCGTATGCCGATTGAACAGATTGACCTCATCTTGGAGAAAAAAGACAGACAGTTGGCAGGTCCAACTGCAGCGCCTAATGGTTTGTATTTGAAGGAGATTCGTTATGAAGAATAA